The Streptomyces cyanogenus DNA segment GTGCGGCGGGTACGGGAGCTGGAGCCGGCGATCGAGCGGATCGCCACGGCCTGCCTGGACGCGCTGGAGGCCGGCGGGTCTCCGGCCGATCTGATGGCGGCGTTCGCGCTGCCACTGCCGGTCCTAGTGATCTGTGAGCTGATGGGTGCCGACGCCGATCTGGCGGCGGAGCTGCAGAAGCTGCGGGTGCCGATGCTCTCGGCGGCCACCCCGCGCGCGGAGGTCGCGGCCGCCGCACGGCGCACCAGTGAGCTGATGCACGAACTGGTCAGGGCGCGGCGGGCCGCTCCGGGCGACGACCTGCTCAGCGAGCTGATCGCTGTCGGTGAGCTCAACGACGAGGAGCTCGCCGGGCTGACGTTCCTGATGCTGGTCGCGGGTCATGAGACCACGGCGAACATGATTGCGATGAGCGTGTACTTGCTGCTTCAGGACGAGAAGGCGCGGGCCGCGCTGGGCGACGGGAGCCAGGTGGGCGACCAGACGGTCAACGAGCTGCTGCGCTATCTGTCGGTGGTCCAGTTCGTCTCGCGGGCCGCCCTCAAGGACGTCGAGATCGGTGGGGTGCTGGTACGGCAGGGCGAGACCGTCACGATCTCCACCTCGGCGGTCAACCGTGACGGCCGGCGCTTCGAGGATCCCGACACCTTCCACGCCGAGGGAGGCGGTGTCGGCAGTCTCGCGTTCGGGCACGGTCTGCATCAGTGCATCGGCCACAACCTGGCCAGGACCGAGATCCGGATCGCGCTGCGGCTGCTGCTGCGCCGCTTCCCCGGGTTGCGGCTGGCCGCGTCGCCGCAGGACGTCAGAACCCGAGAGGCGATGAACACGTACGGAGTCCACGAGCTGCCGGTCAGCTGGTGACGGCACGCGGCCCTGGTCGGGAACCGGGCCGCGACAAGGTCCCGTGCGGGGGCCGCCCGGTTCGCCGGCGGCCCCCGCACTGCTGTTCCCAGGGGCAGTGCGGGCTCTCCGCCATCTTCAGAA contains these protein-coding regions:
- a CDS encoding cytochrome P450; this encodes MTHTEHVVDGMPTARGCPFSPPEELGALREERPIARMTYPDGHQGWLVTGYELAQEVLADVAFSARHDLRSSPIVMGGKLGPAQPGMFIGMDPPEHTRYRKPLSRHFTVRRVRELEPAIERIATACLDALEAGGSPADLMAAFALPLPVLVICELMGADADLAAELQKLRVPMLSAATPRAEVAAAARRTSELMHELVRARRAAPGDDLLSELIAVGELNDEELAGLTFLMLVAGHETTANMIAMSVYLLLQDEKARAALGDGSQVGDQTVNELLRYLSVVQFVSRAALKDVEIGGVLVRQGETVTISTSAVNRDGRRFEDPDTFHAEGGGVGSLAFGHGLHQCIGHNLARTEIRIALRLLLRRFPGLRLAASPQDVRTREAMNTYGVHELPVSW